Proteins from a genomic interval of Prevotella sp. E13-27:
- a CDS encoding HIT family protein, protein MQSDPKQCLYCTNNQTLHDLMIEFAQLSVSRAFLFKEQTYRGRCLVAYKDHVNDLNELSDEDRNAFMADVARVTRAMQKAFNPEKINYGAYSDKLSHLHFHLAPKYVDGPDYGGVFQMNPGKVYLSDAEYQEMIEKIKENL, encoded by the coding sequence ATGCAGAGTGATCCAAAACAGTGCCTTTATTGCACTAACAATCAGACACTTCACGACCTGATGATAGAGTTCGCACAGTTGTCAGTGTCACGTGCTTTCCTTTTCAAGGAGCAGACTTATCGCGGCCGCTGTCTCGTGGCATACAAAGACCATGTGAACGACCTTAACGAGCTGAGTGACGAAGACCGTAATGCCTTCATGGCCGACGTGGCACGCGTGACACGTGCAATGCAGAAGGCTTTTAATCCCGAAAAGATTAACTATGGCGCATATAGCGACAAGCTTTCTCATCTGCATTTCCATCTCGCTCCGAAGTATGTTGACGGACCAGACTATGGTGGCGTGTTCCAGATGAACCCGGGCAAGGTATATCTTTCTGATGCTGAGTATCAGGAGATGATTGAGAAAATCAAGGAGAATTTATAA
- a CDS encoding IMPACT family protein has protein sequence MTDEFKTISNTSEGFYSEKRSKFLAFAHHVESLDEIKNLLADYRKKYYDARHVCYAYMLGADRTDFRANDDGEPSSTAGKPILGQINSNELTDILIVVVRYYGGVNLGTSGLIVAYREAAADAIAHADVITKQVEEIVTYDFPYVMMNDVMRIVKEMQPRIIEQTYDNNCQIKLSIRRSEADQLRSRLKKLSFGE, from the coding sequence ATGACCGACGAATTCAAGACGATATCAAATACAAGCGAGGGATTTTACTCTGAAAAGCGGAGTAAATTCCTCGCTTTTGCTCACCATGTAGAATCGCTAGACGAGATAAAGAACCTGCTGGCGGACTATAGGAAGAAATACTACGATGCCCGTCATGTATGCTATGCATATATGCTTGGTGCTGACCGCACAGACTTCCGTGCCAACGATGACGGAGAACCTTCGTCAACAGCAGGCAAACCCATTCTTGGGCAGATAAACAGCAATGAGCTGACTGACATTCTTATTGTCGTGGTGCGCTATTATGGAGGAGTGAATCTTGGAACGAGCGGTCTCATTGTGGCATATCGTGAGGCGGCTGCCGATGCCATAGCTCATGCTGACGTCATTACCAAGCAAGTGGAAGAGATTGTTACCTATGACTTCCCTTATGTGATGATGAACGACGTGATGCGAATAGTGAAGGAGATGCAGCCACGAATAATTGAACAGACATACGACAATAATTGTCAGATAAAATTAAGCATCAGACGCTCTGAGGCAGACCAGCTGCGCTCACGTCTGAAGAAACTAAGTTTTGGAGAATAA
- the ccsA gene encoding cytochrome c biogenesis protein CcsA, which translates to MLKKLLFTLYALIIVCIGFATVIEKYHGTTFVNDYVYGAWWFIVVWILLTLSAVVYMFRQRLYRRFAVMLLHVSFIVILLGALTTFLTAKRGTVHLRSDVSTNTYADNGNHVQSFPFSLTLKDFKIVNYPGTDAPLDYQSIIAVKQGEAVSDVIVSMNNIGNIDGYRLFQSSYDSDNAGVSLGVSYDPYGIAITYIGYILLFVGVIATLLSKKTQMRSLYRKAMKPAVAIAMTMICLSANANDELPTVNKDIAHRLGTINVLHNNRICPLNTVATDFVIKLTGSASWNGYSADEIFTSWMIYYSPWEEQKIIRIKSRDVQQLLGIDSKWASYSDFVDAYHEYKLRSAIDDARKGEGHISMKELMEADEKFHVVEMFYNGQLLKMFPFKMSDGTVSWFMPGAQALPDVIPVKEQFFIKQSMDFLTESIVTGQKERSKEIIAKIQLFQREMIGSLLPNKNATQAEIFYNTISTWKSPIFAIVTLSLLLCILLSSSSRISSLRWFKISVLSFTSLILFYVTLILGLRWWLSGHIPVSNGHETMLFMAWAILIITIVIDRKVTIISGFSTLIAAFCLLVAMLSGSNAQLTTLMPVLQSPLLSVHVMTVMCAYALFALQCLLSIHSLILIRKDKKDEVERTTALSKLLLYPAVFLLAIGIFIGAIWANVSWGNYWSWDPKETWALITFMVYGVAFHDQSISWLKKPTAFHLYIALSFLTILMTYFGVNYFLGGMHSYA; encoded by the coding sequence ATGCTTAAGAAACTCCTATTCACCCTATACGCACTAATCATAGTGTGTATAGGGTTTGCTACTGTCATTGAGAAATACCATGGAACAACTTTCGTCAACGACTATGTCTATGGTGCCTGGTGGTTCATCGTTGTATGGATACTTCTCACCTTGTCTGCTGTGGTTTATATGTTCCGCCAACGACTCTACAGACGATTTGCCGTCATGTTGCTCCATGTGTCGTTCATAGTCATACTATTAGGCGCGCTAACAACATTTCTTACTGCCAAAAGAGGCACGGTGCACCTGAGGTCTGATGTTTCGACAAACACCTACGCGGATAACGGCAACCATGTTCAGTCATTCCCTTTCAGTCTTACGCTGAAAGACTTCAAGATAGTGAATTATCCTGGTACTGATGCCCCACTCGACTACCAGAGCATCATTGCTGTAAAACAAGGCGAAGCTGTCAGCGATGTCATTGTATCGATGAACAACATCGGAAACATTGACGGCTATCGTCTCTTTCAGTCAAGCTATGACAGTGACAACGCAGGAGTTTCGTTAGGTGTCAGCTATGACCCTTACGGCATTGCAATAACCTATATTGGCTACATATTGCTCTTCGTCGGAGTGATAGCAACACTTCTGTCAAAGAAGACACAGATGCGCAGTCTTTACCGTAAAGCCATGAAGCCAGCTGTTGCCATAGCGATGACGATGATTTGTCTCAGTGCCAATGCCAACGATGAACTACCAACTGTAAACAAGGACATTGCCCACAGACTCGGTACCATAAACGTGTTGCATAACAATCGCATCTGTCCTCTCAACACCGTAGCCACCGACTTCGTCATAAAGCTGACAGGCAGCGCCTCATGGAATGGCTATTCTGCTGATGAAATCTTCACGAGCTGGATGATTTACTATTCTCCATGGGAGGAGCAGAAGATTATCCGCATTAAAAGCCGAGATGTTCAGCAATTGCTTGGCATAGACAGCAAGTGGGCTTCCTACAGCGATTTCGTTGACGCATACCATGAATATAAACTACGTTCGGCCATCGACGATGCTCGTAAAGGAGAAGGACATATCAGCATGAAAGAACTTATGGAAGCCGATGAGAAGTTCCATGTGGTAGAAATGTTCTATAACGGACAGCTTTTAAAAATGTTTCCATTCAAGATGTCTGATGGTACTGTAAGCTGGTTCATGCCGGGTGCACAGGCGCTGCCAGACGTTATACCTGTGAAGGAGCAGTTCTTCATAAAGCAATCCATGGACTTCCTCACGGAAAGCATTGTCACTGGACAAAAAGAGCGCTCAAAGGAAATCATAGCAAAGATACAGCTTTTTCAACGCGAGATGATCGGCTCACTTCTGCCTAACAAGAATGCAACTCAAGCAGAAATATTCTACAACACGATAAGTACCTGGAAGAGTCCTATTTTCGCAATAGTGACACTCAGCCTGTTGCTTTGCATATTGCTATCATCGTCATCAAGGATTAGTAGCCTTCGATGGTTCAAGATTTCAGTTCTTTCTTTTACATCGCTGATTCTTTTTTATGTCACGCTGATACTTGGTCTGCGCTGGTGGCTAAGCGGACATATCCCTGTGAGCAATGGCCACGAGACCATGCTGTTCATGGCGTGGGCTATTCTAATCATCACTATAGTAATAGACCGTAAGGTTACCATTATATCCGGCTTCAGTACGCTTATCGCAGCATTCTGTCTTCTTGTTGCAATGCTATCAGGCAGCAACGCCCAACTGACGACATTAATGCCTGTATTACAGTCGCCTCTACTGTCGGTACATGTCATGACAGTAATGTGTGCCTATGCCTTGTTTGCATTACAATGCCTGCTGAGCATACACTCCTTAATACTTATAAGAAAAGACAAAAAGGATGAGGTCGAGCGCACAACAGCACTTTCAAAGCTACTTCTCTACCCCGCTGTGTTCCTGCTTGCAATAGGAATATTCATTGGTGCTATATGGGCAAATGTGTCCTGGGGAAACTATTGGTCATGGGATCCGAAAGAGACCTGGGCACTCATCACCTTTATGGTCTATGGCGTAGCTTTTCACGACCAGTCAATATCATGGTTGAAAAAGCCCACTGCCTTTCATCTTTATATCGCTCTCTCGTTCCTCACCATCCTCATGACCTATTTCGGTGTGAACTATTTCTTAGGAGGTATGCATTCCTATGCATAG
- a CDS encoding N-acetylmuramoyl-L-alanine amidase — protein MREIDMIIIHCSASRCDRDYTFEALDNDHRSRGWNGCGYHYYVTKDGEIHMGRKEETVGAHAGKKFNPHSIGICYEGGLNARGQPEDTRTEAQKRTLTKLISSMKKRYPMAQVLGHRDLPGVHKDCPCYDVRKELSERS, from the coding sequence ATGCGAGAGATTGACATGATTATTATCCACTGCTCCGCATCGCGGTGCGACAGGGACTACACCTTCGAAGCACTCGACAACGATCACCGCTCAAGGGGATGGAATGGCTGCGGCTATCACTACTACGTGACCAAGGATGGAGAAATCCACATGGGACGGAAAGAGGAAACTGTCGGTGCACACGCCGGAAAGAAGTTCAATCCGCACTCTATTGGGATCTGCTATGAAGGCGGTCTCAACGCGAGAGGACAACCAGAGGATACGCGAACGGAAGCTCAGAAGCGAACATTGACAAAGCTCATCAGCAGTATGAAGAAACGTTATCCCATGGCTCAGGTGTTAGGACACCGCGACCTGCCAGGCGTACACAAAGACTGTCCCTGCTACGATGTTAGAAAAGAACTATCCGAGAGAAGTTAA
- a CDS encoding virulence-associated E family protein, which produces MRNKEKKAKPEKNGKHEKNWKDSIATVDDIQDFLMDRILLRYNVITGRVEYRIPSSYEHDSTDWMPITDRVINSLWAEMSAKKTVRVVDMYRVIESDFVPDFHPFRFYLSRLPPWNGEDYILSMSTSVNVKGDVREQMLFAEYLKKWLVAMVAAWVDDSVVNNVILVLIGEQGSYKTTWFNYLLPPELSRYFYTKTNASRMGRDELLTLAQYGLVCCEELDTMRPSEMNQLKAAVTMPSIDERAAYAHFHEHRKHIASFCGTGNNPQFLNDPTGNRRWLPFEIVNIMSPRDFPFEYEGIYAQAYALYRQGYRYWFSQEEIQRLSLHNSAFEAPQIETELVDVFFRKPKAGEAGEFMPVSRAMQIISGNISQHVYATRIGQAFTTMGFESRRTNHSRGYIVVQRDSEEIKTRLRMLASEDEPF; this is translated from the coding sequence ATGAGGAACAAAGAGAAAAAGGCAAAACCTGAGAAGAATGGCAAACATGAAAAGAATTGGAAGGACTCCATTGCCACGGTGGATGATATTCAGGACTTTCTGATGGACAGAATCCTGTTACGGTATAATGTCATCACTGGCCGTGTGGAGTACAGGATACCGTCAAGCTATGAGCACGACAGTACTGACTGGATGCCCATCACCGACCGTGTCATCAACTCGCTGTGGGCTGAGATGTCTGCAAAGAAGACGGTGAGGGTGGTCGATATGTATAGGGTGATAGAGTCGGACTTTGTGCCCGACTTCCACCCATTCCGCTTCTATCTCAGTAGGCTGCCGCCGTGGAATGGTGAGGACTATATCCTGTCGATGTCAACGTCGGTTAATGTTAAGGGCGATGTGCGTGAGCAAATGCTCTTCGCCGAATATTTGAAAAAGTGGCTCGTGGCTATGGTTGCTGCATGGGTGGATGACAGTGTAGTAAACAATGTCATACTGGTGCTTATCGGTGAGCAGGGGTCTTATAAGACCACGTGGTTCAACTATCTGCTGCCGCCTGAGCTGTCGCGCTATTTCTATACTAAGACAAACGCCAGTCGCATGGGTCGCGATGAACTGCTGACATTGGCTCAGTATGGGTTGGTGTGTTGTGAGGAGCTGGATACTATGCGTCCTTCGGAGATGAACCAGCTTAAAGCTGCGGTTACAATGCCGTCGATAGATGAGCGTGCTGCCTATGCCCATTTCCATGAGCACCGTAAGCATATAGCCTCGTTTTGTGGCACTGGCAATAACCCGCAGTTTCTCAACGATCCTACTGGCAACCGACGGTGGCTGCCGTTCGAAATAGTGAACATCATGTCGCCACGCGACTTCCCCTTCGAGTATGAGGGCATCTACGCTCAGGCGTATGCCCTCTACCGACAGGGCTACCGCTACTGGTTCTCACAAGAGGAGATTCAGCGGCTTTCTTTGCATAACAGTGCCTTCGAGGCACCTCAGATAGAGACTGAACTGGTGGATGTGTTCTTCCGTAAACCTAAAGCAGGTGAAGCGGGAGAGTTCATGCCTGTGAGTCGTGCCATGCAGATTATCAGTGGCAACATCTCGCAGCATGTCTATGCCACACGTATCGGTCAGGCGTTTACTACTATGGGGTTTGAAAGCCGTCGTACCAATCACTCACGTGGTTACATCGTGGTGCAGCGCGATAGCGAGGAGATTAAAACACGATTACGTATGCTTGCAAGTGAAGATGAACCTTTCTAA
- a CDS encoding acyl-[acyl-carrier-protein] thioesterase: protein MDKIGSYEFMAEPFHCDFSGRLFMGHMGNHMLNAADFHSSARGFGMKYLMTIKRSWVLSRLAIEMEEMPAQYTKFNVETWVESAMRFFTNRNFRVVGADENGNEKIYGYGRSVWAMIDTDTRQPTDIFSIDDGAIKNWIVDDKECPIEKGGRVKMSDTAEFVSAIETHYNDVDINGHINSVKYIEHVLDLWSIDWYKEHRLKRFEIAYVAEAHEGDKLSFYREQTGEGEYCVRIVRSDGTETCRSKLLFV, encoded by the coding sequence ATGGATAAGATAGGATCATATGAATTTATGGCAGAGCCGTTCCATTGCGACTTCTCTGGCCGACTGTTTATGGGACACATGGGCAACCACATGCTCAATGCCGCTGACTTCCATTCGTCAGCTCGTGGCTTCGGAATGAAGTATCTGATGACCATCAAGCGCTCGTGGGTGCTCTCACGACTGGCCATAGAGATGGAGGAGATGCCTGCACAGTACACAAAGTTCAATGTGGAGACATGGGTGGAGAGTGCCATGCGCTTCTTTACCAACAGAAACTTTAGGGTTGTAGGTGCTGACGAGAACGGCAACGAGAAGATATATGGCTATGGTCGCTCAGTATGGGCAATGATTGACACCGACACTCGACAGCCGACCGATATCTTCTCGATTGATGACGGTGCAATAAAGAACTGGATAGTTGACGACAAGGAGTGTCCGATAGAGAAGGGCGGACGCGTGAAGATGTCGGACACGGCTGAGTTCGTGAGTGCCATAGAGACGCATTATAATGACGTGGATATCAATGGCCATATCAACTCAGTGAAGTACATAGAGCATGTGCTCGACCTATGGTCGATAGACTGGTATAAGGAGCACCGTCTGAAGCGTTTTGAGATAGCATACGTTGCAGAGGCCCACGAGGGCGACAAACTGTCGTTCTATCGCGAGCAGACAGGAGAAGGTGAGTACTGCGTGCGCATAGTCCGTTCTGACGGCACTGAGACTTGCCGCAGTAAACTGCTCTTTGTATAA
- a CDS encoding M6 family metalloprotease domain-containing protein, with the protein MKKLAIVISAMMLTATSIMARPGYTKPVDVFQPDGTTVTLLMHGDEFRSFMTTIDGYTVVKGSDGFYRFAQKNAEGMLEETSVVAKNPSERTLSENVFLANQKKMLAPKATKAELELKESAKGLLENPLFGRAAQKSVVGKKNVIWQPIDYSQFKGLVILVEWNDKKFLSSDPKSFYQDLTSKKNYTDSTKTNYPVNVEGSVRDYFYQNSMGVFDPTFDVVGPVTINYSCEYPWPKHNNQENPGYMNRQLNIIKAVMNAVNSSVDFTKYDLDNNGYIDMVYFIFAGYGSYVQGNNEKYLWPHANDLTSVASGYSLRWDNRFMGRYACSVEIQDYEGFAEQHKNLDGIGTMCHEFSHVLGLADHYDTDYEGSGGESRHPDEWDVMAGGADHNYGLTPAGYSSYERYSLGFSELQTLDVAGNYELEPFDTSNKFYQLKTGTNNEVFYLENRQNQGWDRFLPGHGMLIWRVDETDPTVWQTNVVNTTPSRLYLELLSSKPDRDINSEYTPFPGEANVIDVLSDGTPALKSYAGKPAVLDLYDITETEDGKITFTAGKNLYDKETETFETIAETTGDATDLNGTFCKWNLTNAVIAAPASGKGNGNRVLKINRNGIAETQATSYAIRNFSFKVWNGTAKTKLSVKYRVSDQDNWTAIPTTDGKTQVDIAKNGNVELTYSQKIPAGAQIQISMLSTTNSAATYIDDIVFGVDKNAANGIDDIKMSSAKEKGVYNLAGQKVDANYKGIIVRDGKKAIVK; encoded by the coding sequence ATGAAGAAATTAGCTATAGTTATTTCAGCGATGATGCTTACTGCAACATCGATTATGGCACGTCCTGGCTATACTAAGCCTGTTGATGTGTTTCAGCCAGACGGAACAACTGTCACATTGCTGATGCATGGTGACGAGTTCCGTAGTTTTATGACAACAATAGACGGCTATACCGTAGTAAAGGGAAGTGACGGCTTCTACCGTTTTGCACAGAAGAATGCCGAGGGAATGCTCGAGGAAACAAGCGTAGTGGCGAAGAATCCTTCAGAGCGTACGCTCAGTGAGAACGTGTTCCTTGCTAACCAGAAGAAAATGCTGGCTCCTAAAGCTACAAAAGCTGAGCTTGAACTGAAGGAAAGCGCTAAGGGACTCTTGGAGAACCCGTTGTTCGGAAGAGCAGCTCAGAAGTCTGTCGTAGGAAAGAAGAATGTTATCTGGCAACCCATTGACTACAGCCAGTTCAAGGGACTTGTCATTCTCGTGGAGTGGAACGACAAGAAGTTCCTCAGCTCTGACCCAAAGAGCTTCTATCAGGATCTGACAAGCAAGAAAAACTATACGGACTCTACAAAGACGAACTATCCTGTTAATGTAGAGGGTAGCGTGAGAGACTATTTCTATCAGAACTCAATGGGAGTGTTTGACCCTACGTTTGACGTCGTAGGTCCTGTTACAATTAATTATTCTTGCGAATATCCCTGGCCAAAGCATAATAATCAGGAAAATCCCGGCTACATGAACAGACAGCTGAACATTATAAAGGCTGTCATGAATGCTGTAAACAGCTCTGTTGACTTCACAAAATATGACCTGGATAACAATGGATATATTGACATGGTCTATTTCATCTTCGCTGGTTACGGAAGCTATGTGCAGGGAAACAACGAGAAGTACCTATGGCCACATGCCAACGATCTCACCTCAGTAGCATCTGGTTACTCGCTGCGTTGGGACAACAGATTTATGGGACGTTATGCCTGCAGTGTGGAGATTCAAGACTATGAGGGATTTGCTGAGCAGCATAAGAATCTCGACGGTATAGGCACTATGTGCCATGAGTTCAGTCATGTGCTTGGCCTTGCCGATCATTATGATACTGACTATGAGGGCAGCGGCGGCGAGTCGCGCCATCCTGATGAGTGGGACGTTATGGCAGGCGGTGCTGACCATAACTATGGACTTACTCCTGCCGGCTACAGCTCATACGAGCGCTACAGCCTCGGATTCAGCGAGCTGCAGACTCTCGATGTTGCCGGCAACTACGAGCTTGAGCCATTTGATACTTCAAACAAGTTCTATCAGCTGAAGACTGGCACTAATAATGAGGTCTTCTACTTAGAGAACCGTCAGAACCAGGGCTGGGACCGCTTCCTGCCTGGTCATGGAATGCTCATCTGGCGTGTTGACGAGACAGATCCTACGGTATGGCAAACAAACGTTGTGAACACCACACCTTCACGCCTGTATCTCGAACTGCTTTCGTCAAAGCCTGATAGGGACATAAACTCTGAATATACGCCTTTCCCAGGTGAAGCAAACGTTATTGATGTGCTTAGTGACGGCACTCCTGCTCTGAAATCATATGCAGGAAAACCCGCAGTGCTTGACCTCTACGACATAACAGAGACAGAGGACGGAAAGATTACCTTTACTGCAGGAAAGAACCTATATGATAAGGAGACCGAGACATTCGAGACTATCGCTGAGACTACTGGCGACGCAACAGACCTCAATGGAACATTCTGCAAGTGGAATCTGACTAATGCTGTTATTGCTGCTCCAGCCAGCGGTAAGGGTAATGGCAATCGTGTGTTGAAGATTAACCGTAACGGTATTGCTGAGACTCAGGCAACAAGCTATGCAATCCGCAATTTCAGCTTTAAAGTGTGGAATGGTACTGCCAAGACGAAACTTTCCGTGAAGTACCGCGTGAGTGACCAGGACAACTGGACGGCTATTCCAACAACCGATGGTAAGACACAGGTTGATATTGCCAAGAACGGAAATGTTGAGCTGACTTATTCTCAGAAGATTCCTGCTGGCGCACAGATACAGATAAGTATGTTGAGTACTACCAATTCTGCAGCAACATATATCGATGATATCGTGTTCGGTGTTGACAAGAACGCTGCCAATGGCATTGATGATATCAAGATGTCGTCAGCAAAGGAGAAAGGCGTTTATAACCTTGCCGGCCAGAAGGTAGATGCCAATTACAAAGGCATTATCGTTCGTGATGGTAAGAAGGCTATTGTAAAGTAA
- a CDS encoding DUF1015 domain-containing protein: MATVKPFRGIRPPKELVEQVESRPYDVLDSEEARAEAGDNEKSLYHIIKPEIDFPVGTSEYDPRVYEKAAENFKKFQDNGWLVQDADDHYYIYAQTMNGKTQYGLVVGALVDDYMQGRIKKHELTRRDKEEDRMKHVRVNNANIEPVFFAYPDNAVLDKLIMRYAATEPEYDFIAPIDGFRHQFWVISDKQDMETITAEFAKMPSLYIADGHHRSAAAALVGAEKQKQNPNHTGKEEYNYFMAVCFQASQLTILDYNRVVKDLNGLSSEEFLAALQVNFIVEDKGTEIYKPQQLHEFSLYLDQHWYSLKAKEGTYDETDSIGVLDVDISSRLILDEILGIKDLRSDKRIDFVGGLRGLGELKRRVDSGEMRMALALYPVSMQQIMNIADSGKIMPPKATWFEPKLRSGLVIHKLS, from the coding sequence ATGGCAACAGTAAAACCATTTCGCGGCATACGCCCACCGAAAGAACTCGTTGAACAAGTAGAGAGCCGTCCTTACGACGTGCTTGACAGTGAAGAGGCCCGCGCCGAGGCTGGCGATAATGAGAAGAGCCTCTATCATATAATCAAACCTGAGATTGATTTCCCTGTCGGCACAAGCGAGTATGATCCTCGTGTCTATGAGAAAGCAGCTGAGAACTTCAAGAAGTTCCAGGATAATGGCTGGTTGGTTCAGGATGCTGACGACCACTATTATATCTATGCTCAGACTATGAATGGCAAAACACAGTACGGCCTTGTGGTTGGCGCCTTGGTCGATGACTACATGCAGGGACGCATTAAGAAACACGAGCTGACACGTCGCGACAAGGAAGAAGACCGCATGAAGCATGTGCGTGTAAATAATGCAAACATCGAGCCGGTGTTCTTCGCCTATCCTGACAATGCTGTTCTTGACAAGCTCATCATGCGCTATGCAGCAACAGAGCCTGAGTACGACTTTATAGCACCAATAGACGGCTTCCGTCATCAGTTCTGGGTGATCAGCGACAAGCAGGACATGGAGACCATCACTGCCGAGTTCGCAAAGATGCCGTCGCTCTATATCGCTGACGGTCACCACCGTTCGGCTGCAGCAGCACTCGTAGGCGCTGAAAAGCAGAAGCAGAACCCCAACCATACAGGTAAGGAGGAGTATAACTACTTCATGGCAGTGTGCTTCCAGGCATCACAGCTCACCATCCTCGACTATAACCGCGTGGTTAAAGACCTTAACGGTCTCTCTTCAGAGGAGTTCCTTGCTGCATTGCAGGTGAACTTCATCGTTGAGGATAAGGGTACTGAAATCTATAAGCCGCAGCAGCTGCATGAGTTCTCGCTCTATCTCGACCAGCATTGGTACAGCCTGAAGGCGAAAGAAGGCACTTACGACGAGACTGACTCTATCGGTGTGCTCGATGTTGACATCTCAAGCCGTCTCATTCTTGACGAGATACTTGGAATAAAGGATCTGCGCAGCGACAAGCGTATTGACTTCGTTGGCGGACTGCGTGGCCTTGGCGAGCTGAAGCGTCGTGTGGATAGTGGTGAAATGCGCATGGCACTGGCTCTCTATCCTGTTTCCATGCAGCAAATCATGAATATTGCTGACAGCGGAAAGATCATGCCTCCAAAGGCTACATGGTTCGAGCCGAAACTGCGCTCAGGACTCGTGATTCATAAACTGTCGTAA
- a CDS encoding smalltalk protein — MKNREIWRMILNILSSIITAALTAISTTSCM; from the coding sequence ATGAAGAATAGGGAAATCTGGAGAATGATACTAAACATTCTGTCGTCTATCATCACAGCTGCACTTACGGCTATCAGCACAACATCGTGCATGTGA